The uncultured Trichococcus sp. DNA window CTTACAGTTTGTTCAGGCGATCCAGCACTTCCACGTAGACAGGAATCAGATCTCCCAAGTCACGGCGGTAGATGTCTTTATCCAAATGTTCATTCGTTTCGATATCCCAAAGGCGGCATGTATCCGGTGAGATTTCATCAGCCAGGATGATTTCTCCCTCAGCTGTCTTGCCGAATTCGATTTTGAAATCGATCAGGCGGATGCCGATTGCCTTGAACATCTCGATCAAGGCTGCATTGATCTTCAGCGCTTGCTGCTTGATTTCGGCAACTTCTTCTTCAGTCGCTGCTCCAAGGACTTGTACATGGGCATCATTGATGAAAGGATCATTGAGCGCATCGTCTTTGTAGTAGAATTCCAAAACAGGGAACGGCAAGTCGATGCCTTCCTCCATGCCGAAACGTTTCGCGAAGCTTCCAGCAGCTACATTGCGGACAACCACTTCCAATGGGAACATATTGACTCTTTTTACTGATTGTTCGGTTTCTGACAGTTCTTGGATGTAATGGCTCGCGATACCCTTTTCAGCCAGATACTCGAAGATGCGGCCGGTGATCTGATTATTGAGTCTGCCTTTGCCTTCGATAGTGTCCTTCTTTACGCCGTTTAATGCGGTGGCCTGATTTAGGTATTCTGCCCAAAGGACATTCTCCTGATCCGTAGCGTACATCTTTTTAGCTTTCCCAGTATAAAGCAATTCTTTTCTTTCCATCATTCCCGTCCCTTCCTAAAACCGAACATTAATTTATATAAACACCTTATTCATTCGTTTATATTGTATCATCTGCCACCCGCTTGTCAATGGGATTTTCATGAAAATTGAAATAAAATCCGGTTTTTCTTCAATGATTTCAAGGCATCCAGTGCACGCAAAAAGGCCGGAACCGTAGTCCCAGCCTTTCAATCAGTCGCCTAATCCAAGTCTTTCGAATACTTCGTCGACATGACTCAAGTGATAGTTATAGTTGAAGGCATCATCGATGTCTTCTTTCGTTAAT harbors:
- the purC gene encoding phosphoribosylaminoimidazolesuccinocarboxamide synthase; the encoded protein is MERKELLYTGKAKKMYATDQENVLWAEYLNQATALNGVKKDTIEGKGRLNNQITGRIFEYLAEKGIASHYIQELSETEQSVKRVNMFPLEVVVRNVAAGSFAKRFGMEEGIDLPFPVLEFYYKDDALNDPFINDAHVQVLGAATEEEVAEIKQQALKINAALIEMFKAIGIRLIDFKIEFGKTAEGEIILADEISPDTCRLWDIETNEHLDKDIYRRDLGDLIPVYVEVLDRLNKL